The Lolium rigidum isolate FL_2022 chromosome 2, APGP_CSIRO_Lrig_0.1, whole genome shotgun sequence genomic interval GTTTACTCTCCCGGCATCAAATGACCTAATCTTTCACCCGTTAACACCCATGACTTAGTCTGCTTTGTAATCTTGTCGAAGATGATTTGCAAGAGCGTGTGGTCGTTGTTGAATAGCCTATTGTTCATTCCAAACTTTCCAAGTGATGAGCATAGTGAGGGATGCCATTGCTTCGCGGTTTTGCCCCATGAACATCATGTTCCACCACTCAGGGAAAGAGAGGTACATCCATAGGTTCGTGTGAAGCTCATGGATGCCCAACCAATCTTTAGCCTTCTCCCAAAGTCGTATTGTGAAGCGATAATGAGTGAAGAGGTGGTTAAGGGACTCCATGCATTGCTTGCATACTGAACAGAATCCACAATTTGGCCACCCCCGCTATGCCAAGTCGTCAGCCGTCCAATTTGAATACTATACTGTGGAAAGCTCGTCATTTTCCTTGGTAATATTGACTCTCTACTAGCCTGTTAATTCTCATTGTCGACATGAGTATTTACAGGTGCATGAAGTGTATCAGCTGCCTACCTATGTTGCTGACCAGTGACCCGCGCGTCGCCGATCAATTTACCCGAAAACATTATTGCCGTCGCCGTCGTGATGAGTACGACTGAACTGCTCTACGTTCTCGCGTTTTCCAAGCCTACATATCAGAACAGCAGACGTTTTTGTCCCAGATCAAGATATGGAATCAAGAATAATTCAATGCTTGGCTTGATAGTCGAAGACTCCAAGGTCAGGAACGCGATTGCTTGGTCACTAAGTTGGGCACTGACTAGTCGCACGCTGGCACATGCACTGTAGTGTACTGGGAAGTGCCAACACGGTTCCTTTCTTGCCGAGTCGTCTCTTCATGACCCGAGCCAGGTCGTACCGATCTCCTCATCTGGAACCTCGCTTTCTCTAATCGCGTCCTAGATACCGTCGGAAACGCCTTTTGATTTAGCAGTCAGGTGTGGCAGCTTCAGAGTACGCGCATATACATACACACCGAGTGACACCCTATATATAGACCCCAAGTTCTCTGCTCCCTCCACGGCAAATTGCTTCTCTACTCTCTAGCTTGCTATTCTCACTTCCACCATTAACCCCCGACTTGATTCCAGCCAAATTAAGCACGCCGCCATGAAGCAGAAGATCGTGATCAAGGTGGAGATGACGTGCGACAAGTGCCGATCCAAGGCCATGGCGCTGGTGGCGGCCACGGTGGGGGTGGACTCGGTGGCGCTTGCCGGTGACAGCAAGGAccaggtggtggtggtcggcgacgGCGTCGACTCCGTCAAGCTCACCAGCGCGCTGCGCAAGAAGGTCGGACACGCGCAGCTCGTGC includes:
- the LOC124687885 gene encoding disease resistance protein Pik-1-like, translating into MKQKIVIKVEMTCDKCRSKAMALVAATVGVDSVALAGDSKDQVVVVGDGVDSVKLTSALRKKVGHAQLVQVGEVKKEEEKKKPAEAAAATAAVVEYTYPWHYYQYPSQAAPVYGYQQYYSGLDTWWM